The proteins below are encoded in one region of Avibacterium volantium:
- a CDS encoding VPA1262 family protein, with amino-acid sequence MMVSIQNEFIQKILNDKRLDKLFHGNNEAVCFQGWVLELEEPHSISYQWLYGRVLSYDHQDNRWKSDLSKHNKPISIKGIKARIIFIQLLTSAEKLTILVKGLLQEQSFLDISVKIEATIDKKLEPILRLLKLSFPCCIRPVMHLPPRKNYVWDTTKVSPSSEVSCNSAAISLPNKTNFWNTLDSSITKQVLKMINEKLANEDIDIAGIDSWRLGDLEFLLSPSINNQEKKKFYLELKEKNTLKIYEKLSDKPLLAILKTFSGDSLLSASIKEFTISEYPYQLEFEIDSSSNDIFNSYILEIFEKDGSRCTLLVQEGQLFVRSMHFQSNFISNISNSTNDPWLEQGVPKSSLHKVKEFTSIERLNYHRSEFSVNNDHKDPWFDANIEIKNYLEKILPISSNSHFFPKLSFYGESRLELVAWLKKVFEKYPNAQIAWFDPFMENVGIDLLNRLGFSDGNYIVFTSQTKEGQDRITHLVKQCESWAETVGCVRLKVLGLEKLHDRMILIREKNGLPLAGYHLSNSIQRANENNPLLVTEIPLDVLYPIFSYVDELIQAQEITSDIAIFDSTTYQPKSRYERKLFDTLSPYQFSKLGWVLAKWWNKSELENLSGDVLQKHLSEVELEFTDYREKYTDIPSIFFSDPFSSENFIEEWDAFGTLLAHIPGGGYWYDVGSRNISSTLVDKLLVYLNPARKNALSLRDKNTVLDLKRYLDISFEKLICNEHPERVFQYEPNEISYADYFAIKILWCLSSKTLIGWLENQLLQFNYKNCRQRALITDALRYISMDFDCLDNWITLFKSQHHFLQWIGIMKIFSLFSDNKIDERQVCQIIYEHPTIDKPKILLWFIRESVFRQGKFHSLFLSKFIESLNKSSINKERFEEILNILRGRLGKLYHEYCWVLKSILEPMIEYKLITYYQIMDVWLKDLEGYWNKTIKDRDGYVDFREMTEGKFSDEVVYLFLKLSETEQKIILSRFKKIINLVVRVIRKPLSRSINYSLYINAFKVSLWILAIFNRILKYRMSESIQVSLIEFQELLLNLSLRYKLTDYGSSNEKDLLKYYNES; translated from the coding sequence ATGATGGTATCAATACAAAATGAATTTATACAAAAAATTCTTAATGATAAAAGGCTGGATAAGCTTTTCCATGGAAATAATGAAGCTGTTTGTTTTCAAGGCTGGGTGTTAGAGTTAGAAGAACCTCATAGCATAAGCTATCAATGGTTATATGGGAGAGTTCTTTCTTATGATCACCAAGATAATCGGTGGAAATCAGATCTATCAAAGCATAACAAACCTATATCTATCAAGGGTATTAAAGCAAGGATTATTTTTATCCAGCTTCTGACATCAGCGGAGAAATTGACTATTTTAGTAAAAGGATTGCTTCAGGAACAGTCATTTTTAGATATTTCAGTTAAAATTGAAGCTACTATAGACAAAAAATTAGAACCTATTTTACGCTTATTGAAATTATCTTTTCCTTGCTGTATTAGGCCTGTGATGCATCTTCCACCAAGGAAAAACTATGTTTGGGATACTACCAAAGTAAGCCCAAGTTCAGAGGTCAGCTGTAATAGTGCAGCTATTAGCTTGCCTAATAAAACCAATTTCTGGAATACATTGGATAGTTCAATTACTAAACAAGTATTAAAGATGATTAATGAAAAGCTAGCAAATGAAGATATTGACATTGCAGGTATAGATTCATGGCGGTTAGGAGATCTTGAGTTTTTATTATCTCCAAGCATTAATAACCAAGAAAAAAAGAAATTTTATTTAGAATTAAAAGAAAAGAATACATTAAAGATTTATGAAAAATTATCTGATAAGCCTTTATTGGCTATATTAAAAACGTTTAGTGGAGATAGTTTATTATCTGCCTCAATAAAAGAATTTACAATTTCTGAGTATCCTTATCAATTAGAGTTTGAAATAGATAGTTCTAGTAATGATATATTTAATTCTTATATACTTGAAATATTTGAGAAAGATGGCTCTAGATGTACTCTTTTGGTTCAAGAGGGGCAACTCTTTGTGCGGAGCATGCACTTCCAAAGCAATTTTATCTCAAATATTTCAAACTCTACAAATGATCCTTGGCTAGAGCAAGGGGTACCTAAGTCATCGCTTCACAAAGTAAAAGAATTTACTTCTATAGAGAGACTAAATTATCATCGTTCTGAATTTTCAGTTAATAATGATCATAAAGATCCGTGGTTTGATGCTAATATTGAGATAAAAAATTACTTAGAAAAAATACTGCCTATCTCATCTAACTCCCATTTCTTTCCGAAATTATCATTTTATGGGGAAAGTCGCCTTGAATTAGTCGCTTGGTTAAAGAAGGTATTTGAAAAATATCCTAATGCTCAAATTGCTTGGTTTGATCCATTTATGGAAAATGTAGGAATTGATTTACTAAATAGGCTAGGTTTTTCAGATGGAAATTACATTGTTTTTACATCTCAAACCAAAGAAGGACAAGATAGAATTACTCATTTAGTAAAACAATGTGAGAGTTGGGCTGAAACAGTAGGCTGTGTAAGATTAAAAGTTTTAGGGCTTGAAAAATTACATGATCGGATGATTCTAATTCGTGAAAAAAATGGCCTACCTTTGGCTGGTTATCATCTATCAAATTCAATACAACGTGCTAATGAGAATAATCCATTATTAGTTACAGAAATTCCATTAGATGTGTTATATCCTATTTTTTCTTATGTTGATGAATTAATACAAGCTCAGGAGATAACTAGTGACATAGCTATTTTTGATTCAACAACTTATCAACCAAAAAGTAGATACGAAAGGAAATTATTTGATACTCTATCCCCATATCAATTTTCAAAATTAGGCTGGGTTTTAGCAAAATGGTGGAATAAATCAGAATTAGAAAACTTATCTGGCGATGTGTTACAGAAACATTTATCAGAGGTTGAATTAGAATTCACAGATTATAGGGAAAAATATACTGATATACCTTCAATATTCTTTAGTGACCCTTTTTCATCGGAGAATTTCATTGAGGAGTGGGATGCTTTTGGAACTTTATTGGCTCATATTCCTGGAGGGGGATATTGGTATGATGTTGGATCGAGAAATATTTCATCAACATTGGTTGATAAATTATTAGTCTACTTAAATCCAGCAAGAAAAAATGCTTTGAGTTTGAGAGATAAGAATACTGTACTAGATTTAAAGAGATATTTAGATATAAGTTTCGAAAAACTCATTTGTAATGAGCATCCTGAACGAGTCTTTCAATATGAGCCTAATGAGATTTCTTATGCTGATTATTTTGCTATAAAAATACTTTGGTGTCTTTCTTCTAAAACATTAATTGGATGGTTAGAAAATCAATTACTACAATTTAACTATAAAAATTGTAGGCAAAGAGCATTAATTACAGATGCACTAAGATATATCTCTATGGACTTTGATTGTTTGGATAATTGGATTACTCTTTTTAAAAGCCAGCACCACTTTCTTCAATGGATAGGGATTATGAAGATTTTCTCTCTCTTTTCTGATAATAAGATTGATGAGAGGCAAGTTTGTCAAATCATATATGAACATCCTACAATTGATAAGCCTAAAATATTGCTATGGTTTATTAGAGAATCAGTTTTTAGACAAGGTAAGTTTCATTCCTTATTTTTATCTAAATTTATAGAAAGTTTGAATAAGAGTTCAATTAATAAAGAGCGGTTTGAAGAAATTTTAAATATCTTACGAGGAAGGTTGGGAAAACTATATCATGAATATTGTTGGGTTCTGAAAAGTATATTAGAGCCCATGATTGAATATAAACTGATTACATATTATCAAATAATGGATGTCTGGCTTAAAGATTTGGAAGGTTATTGGAATAAAACTATAAAAGATAGGGATGGTTATGTTGATTTTAGAGAAATGACCGAAGGAAAGTTTTCTGATGAAGTTGTCTATTTATTCTTAAAACTATCAGAAACAGAGCAGAAGATTATTTTGTCTAGATTTAAGAAAATTATAAATTTAGTCGTAAGAGTCATTAGAAAGCCGTTATCAAGATCCATTAATTACTCTTTATATATTAATGCATTTAAAGTGAGTTTATGGATATTAGCAATCTTCAATAGAATATTAAAATACAGAATGTCAGAGTCAATTCAGGTTAGTTTAATAGAGTTTCAAGAGTTATTATTGAACCTTAGCTTAAGATACAAGTTGACCGATTATGGTTCAAGTAATGAAAAAGATTTGCTGAAATACTATAATGAATCTTAA
- the pntB gene encoding Re/Si-specific NAD(P)(+) transhydrogenase subunit beta, whose product MSEGLVQAAYIVAALLFIMSLAGLSKHETAKAGCWYGIVGMTIALIATIFGPQTSGQIWILIAMAIGAVIGIQRALKVEMTEMPELVAILHSFVGLAAVLVGFNSFGLHVTPEFVAPEGTAFISKAALENAKAAFDAEQATLATIHNVEVFLGIFIGAVTFTGSVVAFGKLRGIINSKALMLPHRHKLNLAALVVSALLMIAFLSSPENIFPVLLMTVIALAFGWHLVASIGGADMPVVVSMLNSYSGWAAAAAGFMLNNDLLIVTGALVGSSGAILSYIMCKAMNRSFISVIAGGFGNDVVASGDEEQGEHRETTAEEVAEMLKNASSVIITPGYGMAVAQAQYPVAEITQKLRDRGVNVRFGIHPVAGRLPGHMNVLLAEAKVPYDVVLEMDEINDDFADTDVVLVIGANDTVNPAAMDDPNSPIAGMPVLEVWKAANVVVFKRSMAVGYAGVQNPLFFKENTQMLFGDAKERVDDILKAL is encoded by the coding sequence ATGTCAGAAGGTTTAGTACAGGCTGCATATATTGTAGCGGCATTACTTTTCATTATGAGCTTAGCAGGGCTTTCTAAACACGAAACTGCTAAAGCAGGTTGTTGGTATGGCATTGTGGGTATGACCATCGCCCTTATCGCAACCATTTTTGGCCCACAAACTTCAGGGCAAATTTGGATCTTAATCGCTATGGCGATTGGCGCGGTGATTGGTATCCAACGTGCATTAAAAGTAGAAATGACCGAAATGCCAGAACTTGTAGCAATTCTACATAGCTTTGTTGGTCTTGCAGCGGTGTTAGTTGGCTTTAACAGCTTTGGCTTACACGTTACCCCTGAATTTGTTGCGCCAGAAGGTACAGCATTTATCAGCAAAGCCGCATTAGAAAATGCGAAAGCTGCCTTTGATGCAGAACAAGCAACCCTTGCCACAATCCACAATGTGGAAGTGTTCTTAGGGATCTTTATCGGTGCGGTAACCTTTACAGGATCTGTGGTCGCATTCGGTAAATTACGCGGCATTATTAACTCTAAAGCGCTAATGTTACCGCATCGCCATAAATTAAATTTAGCAGCGTTAGTGGTTTCTGCCTTATTAATGATTGCGTTTTTAAGCTCACCAGAAAATATTTTCCCAGTGCTATTGATGACGGTCATCGCGCTTGCTTTCGGTTGGCACTTGGTTGCCTCAATCGGCGGGGCGGATATGCCAGTGGTGGTGTCAATGCTGAACTCTTATTCAGGTTGGGCAGCCGCAGCGGCAGGCTTTATGCTGAATAATGATCTCTTGATCGTAACAGGGGCATTGGTGGGATCATCAGGTGCAATCCTCTCTTACATTATGTGTAAAGCGATGAACCGTTCATTTATCAGCGTTATCGCGGGTGGTTTTGGTAATGATGTAGTGGCAAGTGGTGATGAAGAGCAAGGTGAACACCGTGAAACGACAGCCGAAGAAGTGGCAGAAATGCTGAAAAACGCAAGCTCTGTAATCATCACACCGGGATACGGAATGGCAGTGGCGCAAGCACAATATCCGGTGGCTGAAATCACACAAAAATTGCGTGATCGTGGCGTGAACGTGCGTTTTGGTATTCACCCAGTGGCTGGGCGTTTACCAGGGCATATGAACGTGTTACTCGCTGAAGCCAAAGTGCCTTATGACGTGGTATTAGAAATGGACGAAATCAACGATGATTTCGCGGATACGGACGTCGTATTGGTGATCGGTGCAAACGACACTGTAAACCCAGCGGCGATGGACGATCCAAACAGCCCAATCGCAGGAATGCCAGTACTAGAAGTGTGGAAAGCCGCTAACGTGGTGGTCTTCAAACGCTCAATGGCAGTGGGCTACGCAGGCGTACAAAATCCATTATTCTTCAAAGAAAACACCCAAATGCTCTTCGGCGATGCGAAAGAGCGTGTTGATGATATTTTGAAGGCGTTGTAG
- the pntA gene encoding Re/Si-specific NAD(P)(+) transhydrogenase subunit alpha → MLIGVPKELLDNETRVAATPKTVQQILKLGFEVLVEHDAGFKASFEDQAFINAGAKIGTAQEVWNTDVIMKVNPPTDEEIALIKEGATLISFIWPAQNEALMQKLSAKKINVLAMDAVPRISRAQALDALSSMANISGYRAVVEAANAFGSFFTGQITAAGKVPPAKVLVIGAGVAGLAAIGTANSLGAIVRAFDSRPEVKEQVKSMGADFLEIDFEEEGGSGDGYAKVMSEEFNRRAMELYAAQAKEVDIIITTAAIPGKPAPRLISKEMVDSMKPGSVIVDLAALTGGNCEYTKPGEVFVTPNQVKIIGYTDFPARLPTQSSQLYGTNLVNLLKLLCKEKDGNINIDFDDVVLRGVTVIREGEITWPAPPIQVSAQPQQKVEVVVEKKEEKPQDPRVKYGIMGAIGVLFLWLGSVMPAAFLSHFTVFVLACVVGYYVVWNVSHALHTPLMAVTNAISGIIIVGALLQIAQGSFFISLLAFIAILVASINIFGGFKVTQRMLAMFRKG, encoded by the coding sequence ATGTTAATTGGTGTACCTAAAGAACTGCTTGATAATGAAACCCGTGTGGCGGCAACGCCAAAGACTGTTCAGCAAATTTTAAAGCTTGGCTTTGAAGTGCTAGTTGAACACGATGCAGGTTTTAAAGCAAGTTTTGAAGATCAGGCATTTATTAATGCAGGCGCGAAAATCGGCACAGCACAAGAGGTTTGGAATACCGATGTGATTATGAAAGTGAATCCGCCAACTGATGAGGAAATTGCGTTAATTAAAGAAGGGGCAACCCTGATCAGCTTTATTTGGCCAGCCCAAAATGAAGCCTTAATGCAAAAATTATCAGCTAAGAAAATCAATGTGTTAGCAATGGACGCGGTGCCGCGTATTTCACGTGCGCAAGCGTTAGATGCCCTTTCGTCAATGGCGAATATTTCTGGTTATCGTGCTGTGGTGGAAGCGGCGAATGCCTTTGGTAGCTTCTTCACGGGGCAAATTACTGCAGCGGGTAAAGTGCCACCGGCGAAAGTGTTGGTGATTGGTGCGGGTGTAGCTGGTTTGGCTGCAATCGGTACAGCAAATAGCCTTGGGGCGATAGTGCGTGCCTTTGACTCTCGTCCTGAAGTGAAAGAGCAAGTGAAATCAATGGGCGCAGACTTCTTAGAAATTGATTTTGAAGAAGAAGGTGGCTCAGGTGATGGCTATGCGAAAGTGATGTCGGAAGAATTTAACCGCCGTGCAATGGAACTTTATGCTGCACAAGCGAAAGAAGTGGACATTATTATTACCACCGCTGCGATCCCAGGTAAACCTGCTCCGCGTTTGATCAGCAAAGAAATGGTGGATTCAATGAAACCGGGTTCGGTGATTGTGGATTTAGCCGCATTAACAGGCGGTAACTGCGAATATACCAAACCGGGTGAAGTGTTCGTTACGCCTAATCAAGTGAAAATTATCGGCTATACGGATTTCCCAGCTCGCTTGCCAACGCAATCTTCTCAACTTTACGGCACAAATTTAGTGAACTTGCTCAAATTATTATGCAAAGAGAAAGATGGCAACATCAACATTGATTTTGATGATGTAGTATTGCGTGGCGTAACTGTGATTCGTGAGGGTGAAATCACTTGGCCAGCACCACCAATTCAAGTTTCAGCCCAGCCACAGCAAAAAGTGGAAGTGGTGGTTGAGAAAAAAGAAGAAAAACCACAAGACCCACGCGTGAAATATGGCATTATGGGTGCAATTGGCGTGTTGTTCCTATGGCTAGGCTCAGTAATGCCTGCGGCATTCTTATCACACTTCACCGTATTCGTGCTTGCTTGTGTGGTGGGGTACTATGTGGTTTGGAATGTGAGCCACGCGTTGCATACGCCATTAATGGCGGTAACTAATGCGATTTCGGGCATCATCATTGTGGGCGCATTATTGCAAATTGCCCAAGGCAGTTTCTTTATTAGCCTGCTCGCGTTTATTGCAATTTTAGTGGCAAGTATCAATATCTTTGGTGGCTTTAAAGTTACCCAACGTATGCTTGCAATGTTTAGAAAAGGTTAA
- a CDS encoding siderophore-interacting protein, which translates to MTRTQIANVDEKLDIIDHLNQDHSDELLVIANYYSQNSNYTKARIADIFEEGVIIDLFHIDQGQSQLYIPFKIKGSLEEKILYLAYYALTKLGENLKRNKRQFFTVKGKSRPSKNIMRIIINGTTPFPEYYAAYTYGFVLKQINRPKEIHSDKKKKGFFMRGMDHLFIWLLRILNSKNRMKLIKHINRDIRLYTLRSSTKNDEGQYTQGAIDIYLHGDTPGRRWVEQLKEGDIIFSRSKLPDKHPHLRSGKNVLIGDETAYPALAGILELWNNPTPPVVLILMNHPEEKAYFKDVPMPEGTELHYLIYAEKKQSELVIEELKKLSDFTGAWGGLERREAQKVRHYIRHIFSIDGTKNHIKGYWEIK; encoded by the coding sequence ATGACAAGAACGCAGATTGCCAATGTCGATGAAAAATTAGACATAATAGACCATTTAAATCAGGATCATTCTGATGAATTATTAGTTATTGCAAATTACTATAGCCAGAATTCAAATTATACAAAAGCTCGTATTGCTGATATTTTTGAGGAAGGGGTGATTATTGATCTTTTTCATATTGATCAGGGACAATCGCAGCTTTATATACCATTCAAAATTAAAGGCTCTCTTGAAGAAAAAATTCTCTATCTCGCGTATTACGCTCTAACCAAGCTGGGAGAAAATCTCAAACGTAACAAACGGCAATTCTTTACCGTAAAGGGGAAATCAAGACCTTCCAAAAATATTATGCGCATTATTATCAATGGAACAACCCCCTTCCCAGAGTATTATGCCGCCTACACCTATGGTTTTGTATTAAAACAAATCAATCGTCCTAAAGAAATTCATTCCGATAAGAAGAAAAAAGGATTTTTTATGCGAGGAATGGATCATTTGTTTATCTGGCTATTACGTATCTTAAATTCTAAAAACAGAATGAAGCTCATCAAGCACATAAATAGAGATATACGTTTATATACCTTACGCTCCTCTACCAAAAATGATGAGGGTCAATATACCCAAGGAGCTATCGATATTTATTTACATGGCGATACGCCAGGTAGACGCTGGGTTGAACAGCTTAAAGAGGGAGATATCATTTTTAGTCGCTCAAAGCTACCAGATAAACACCCGCATTTACGTTCTGGAAAAAACGTGTTGATCGGTGATGAAACTGCCTATCCAGCATTAGCCGGTATTCTAGAGTTATGGAACAATCCAACCCCACCCGTTGTGTTAATTTTAATGAATCATCCTGAAGAAAAGGCTTATTTTAAAGATGTACCAATGCCTGAAGGAACAGAATTGCACTATTTAATTTATGCCGAGAAAAAACAATCTGAATTAGTCATTGAAGAGCTAAAAAAGTTGAGCGATTTCACGGGGGCTTGGGGAGGATTAGAACGGCGTGAAGCACAAAAAGTGCGGCATTATATTCGCCATATTTTTTCTATTGATGGAACGAAGAATCACATTAAAGGGTATTGGGAAATAAAATAG
- a CDS encoding TonB-dependent receptor produces the protein MKINTALLLSLATSLTSGTVFAETKLENNSSTAEGEELEPIFVYSRGVRESRLDTPFAVDVIDKQDIKVKDTQNVLEALSSLPSLNIHNGNNAATTSIWIRGVGSLTNTSMDDNSVDIVVDGISNGKSGLARPLLDVERIEVAKGPQGTLFGTKAEAGSVMIKTTDPKQEFEANIGVNAGNLNLRGINGLLNVPISEQFSFRLATQLERFDDYIKDADTGKPLNRKTNEAIQAKLRWNDGEYNDAILSVYHDQRKNFLPIILSEPFSFSTQTNGLPHNAYRKNSGISLKYMHGFDFAVLESTTAYHYHRANVNRPLRPLDMLGVFYNAAKIPQSLHPILDQYYYQNKNNRQNVNERVKQFSQELKFTSETNSGLIWVAGAYFEKRKRNFTYDAIRSTQQLSPAVLLGNDPFNAIIDRDFDYETKALFGELTFPLTESLKAVAGARYSHEQLNYRAIYMPNADFAKPSYTENHKISDNFLSGRLGFNYALTSEWRLYAIQSLGNKFGGFADYGTNIAYGKDNQPYKSAKVISSEIGSKFLTNNGKFGFDVSLFNTKVKNDHITITLYPSYLTGTANADTRSRGAELGIYWQLAEQLKLKQEITYLDTKVTKVPATARHITAKGNRLPQAAKWSGALSIAYESKPFNFGFMGESQLLSDLSIRYVGSRYAQPDNVQKLGHYMLLNLSIGLQNKHHNILFWSKNLTNRKYHAFGIMPGYAGLPSSGRTFGVNYSYTF, from the coding sequence GTGAAAATTAATACCGCACTTTTATTATCGTTGGCAACATCTCTCACATCAGGCACGGTGTTCGCTGAAACAAAATTAGAAAATAATAGTTCTACCGCTGAAGGCGAAGAGTTAGAACCTATTTTCGTATATTCAAGAGGCGTAAGAGAATCTAGATTAGATACGCCATTTGCTGTTGATGTGATAGACAAACAAGATATCAAAGTTAAAGATACACAAAATGTATTAGAGGCACTATCCTCCTTACCGAGCCTTAATATCCATAACGGTAATAATGCTGCAACAACCTCCATTTGGATCCGTGGCGTGGGCTCTCTCACAAACACCAGTATGGACGATAATTCTGTAGATATTGTGGTTGATGGCATAAGCAATGGCAAATCTGGGCTAGCTCGCCCTTTACTTGATGTTGAGCGAATTGAAGTGGCTAAAGGCCCTCAAGGAACGTTATTTGGCACTAAAGCAGAAGCTGGTAGCGTTATGATAAAAACAACGGATCCTAAGCAAGAATTTGAAGCCAACATTGGTGTTAATGCAGGTAATCTGAACTTACGAGGAATCAATGGGTTACTTAATGTACCGATCTCTGAACAATTTTCATTCCGATTAGCTACTCAACTTGAGCGTTTTGATGACTATATAAAAGATGCCGATACAGGAAAACCACTAAATAGAAAAACGAATGAGGCGATACAAGCCAAACTGCGTTGGAACGATGGAGAATACAATGATGCAATTTTAAGTGTTTATCACGATCAACGTAAAAACTTTTTACCGATTATTCTTTCTGAACCCTTTTCTTTTAGCACACAAACAAACGGATTACCGCATAATGCGTACCGTAAAAATTCGGGCATTTCATTGAAATATATGCATGGCTTTGATTTTGCTGTTTTAGAATCCACCACTGCATACCATTATCACCGTGCTAATGTTAATCGACCGTTAAGACCGCTTGATATGCTAGGGGTTTTCTATAATGCAGCAAAGATTCCACAATCGCTACACCCCATATTAGATCAATATTATTACCAAAATAAAAATAATCGCCAAAACGTTAATGAACGGGTAAAACAATTCTCGCAGGAATTAAAATTCACCTCAGAAACTAATTCGGGATTAATTTGGGTAGCTGGGGCATATTTTGAAAAAAGAAAACGCAATTTTACTTATGATGCCATTCGCAGTACTCAACAATTATCACCTGCTGTCTTACTTGGTAATGATCCATTTAATGCCATTATTGATCGTGATTTTGACTATGAAACCAAAGCACTTTTTGGCGAGTTAACTTTCCCACTAACCGAAAGCTTAAAAGCCGTTGCCGGGGCTCGATATAGCCATGAACAACTAAATTATCGTGCAATTTATATGCCAAATGCTGATTTTGCGAAACCTTCTTATACGGAAAATCATAAAATCAGTGATAACTTCTTGAGTGGTCGTCTAGGATTTAACTATGCTCTAACCTCAGAATGGCGACTGTATGCGATACAAAGTCTAGGAAATAAATTTGGTGGATTTGCTGATTATGGTACGAATATTGCATACGGTAAAGATAACCAGCCTTATAAATCGGCTAAAGTGATTAGCTCTGAAATCGGCAGTAAATTTTTGACAAATAATGGTAAATTTGGATTTGATGTCTCCTTATTTAACACCAAAGTTAAAAATGACCATATTACCATCACCCTATATCCCTCCTATTTAACTGGTACTGCAAATGCAGATACTCGTTCTAGAGGCGCTGAACTGGGAATATATTGGCAACTCGCGGAGCAGTTAAAACTAAAACAAGAAATCACTTACTTAGATACCAAAGTTACAAAAGTACCTGCAACAGCACGCCATATTACCGCAAAGGGAAACCGCTTACCGCAAGCCGCTAAGTGGAGCGGTGCATTATCCATTGCATATGAATCGAAACCGTTCAACTTCGGATTTATGGGGGAATCACAGCTACTAAGCGATCTATCCATACGCTATGTCGGTAGCCGTTATGCACAGCCTGACAATGTACAGAAATTAGGTCATTATATGTTGCTTAATCTTTCTATAGGGTTACAAAATAAACATCATAATATTTTATTTTGGAGTAAAAACTTAACAAACCGCAAATATCACGCATTTGGTATTATGCCAGGTTATGCTGGGCTACCCTCTAGTGGTCGCACATTTGGTGTAAATTATAGCTATACATTCTAA
- a CDS encoding MFS transporter, with amino-acid sequence MMTNKHNTLTWSMLISLYMTQYIGISFALTASVVVLRVSGFSLDKLALLNLIALPIAGKLFFALVVDHIRTFFQGMYRGWLIIAQSCMTILLAISSFFEITQHFSIVLVLFLLYSVMTCIQDVAIDGLACKIFVESDRQKANALQYASNLFGNIIGGGIILMFYNTLQWQGSLFVLSALTAISVVQLIFYYEPEAEKVAYKESRTKYPLIAQMTAFMKANKMWFFLLLILPSGFSSAYTLINPMLVDAGWSIANIGIATKIYGSIIGVFSALLIIPLIKRFGRIKALQYLLILQTLPLLCLLMLTQQKIEILTAYGVIGLYSLIQPALLASISTVIMDKAAPMQAKATFFSLQLSVIVIMGFIYATMAMSFAGQYGYFPVLLSSIALNLIAAIFTFNFSYGK; translated from the coding sequence ATGATGACAAATAAGCACAATACGTTGACTTGGTCAATGCTGATTTCCTTGTATATGACCCAATACATTGGCATTTCCTTTGCATTGACTGCCTCAGTTGTTGTTCTCCGAGTTTCAGGATTCTCGTTGGATAAACTCGCACTGCTTAACTTGATAGCACTTCCGATTGCAGGAAAATTATTTTTTGCCTTAGTGGTTGATCATATACGCACCTTTTTCCAAGGAATGTACCGTGGCTGGCTAATCATCGCACAAAGTTGTATGACAATTTTATTAGCCATTTCTAGTTTTTTTGAAATTACTCAGCATTTTTCTATCGTATTAGTGCTATTTCTTTTGTACAGTGTGATGACCTGTATCCAAGATGTTGCCATTGATGGGTTAGCCTGTAAAATTTTTGTAGAATCCGATCGCCAAAAAGCAAATGCACTACAATACGCCAGTAATTTATTTGGAAATATTATTGGCGGAGGCATAATATTAATGTTCTACAATACGCTCCAGTGGCAAGGTTCGCTATTCGTATTATCTGCCCTGACTGCAATCTCAGTCGTTCAACTTATTTTTTATTACGAACCAGAAGCAGAAAAAGTGGCGTACAAAGAAAGTCGCACCAAATACCCTCTGATTGCACAAATGACTGCTTTTATGAAGGCTAATAAAATGTGGTTTTTCCTTCTGCTTATCTTACCAAGCGGATTCAGCTCAGCATATACGCTCATTAACCCAATGTTAGTTGATGCAGGGTGGTCTATCGCGAATATAGGTATAGCTACAAAAATTTATGGCTCAATCATAGGCGTATTTTCAGCCTTACTAATCATTCCTTTAATCAAACGTTTTGGGCGAATTAAAGCACTACAATATTTGTTAATATTACAAACGTTGCCATTACTCTGCTTACTGATGCTTACGCAACAAAAAATAGAAATATTAACAGCTTATGGCGTGATTGGCTTATATTCTCTTATCCAGCCTGCCTTATTAGCTTCAATAAGTACGGTTATTATGGATAAAGCCGCCCCAATGCAAGCTAAAGCCACGTTCTTCTCATTACAACTCAGTGTTATCGTCATTATGGGATTTATTTATGCAACGATGGCGATGTCTTTTGCCGGTCAATACGGTTATTTCCCTGTATTACTTTCATCTATTGCACTCAATCTGATTGCTGCGATATTTACCTTTAATTTTAGTTATGGCAAATAA